The genomic region TTTGGGCAGATGGGGATATTTTGCCTTTACAAGACTTATGGGATTCCAGATGGTGGAGCGGTCATTTGCACTTCTCCCCCTTCTTTGCCTCAGGTTCCTGCAAAACTGGGCTGGTGGAAAGTATTCAAAAGGCATTTCAACTGGGTGGCAGCCCATAGAGGTGAGCTGGGGGCTATCCATTTATGGGTTAGTCCCATAATTAGATGGTGGAAAGTTAAACGATATAAACCCCATGCAGAATTTAATCTGGATGACCCTAACACTCCACCAACCAAATTGACCCTATCCCTGCTTCCTAAGCTTCTTTCTGAGGAAACATTTGAAATCAGAAGGAAGAATTACCAATACCTTTTGGACCAAATTTCGGAATGGGTCCCAATGCCCTTTCGGAAGTTAACTGAAGGGGCTTGTCCTTTTGCTTTTCCAGTGCAAATGGATAACCCTACTGCATTTCTAGAAAAATTACGCAAAAAAGGGGTAATGGGATTACTTTTTTGGATCAACCCTCATCCCTCTCTACCGGTAGAGTCATTCCCTCAAAGTAAAAAATTCAGGGAAAAAATGTTGGCTTTACCTGTTCATCAAGAACTGAATCAATCAGAATTGGACCAAATTATCCATGCGGTAAAAACTTCCATTTGAAAAGAATGCTCCGACATGGATACATTTTCACCTATAACACTTCCCAATGAAGTTTATTAATAATCTCCAAGTACCCTCCCTGTCTAGGAATTATTGAATTAAATCAATATGAAATTACTTTTGGGCAATAATGCCCTTGATTACCTTTTTGATCCAGATATAAAAAGTAAATGGAACCGGTTGGCTGGCCAATGCCAATGGGCTACAGCCTTTCAGCAATGGGAATTTATTTCCAGTTGGTACCAATTGTATAAGGATCAATATCAACCCGTTTTGGTTCTGGAAAATCAGGAGGGAATTTTAACTGGAGTCTTTCCTTTGGCGATGGATCAGAAGGGATGGATCATTGGTGCTGGTGCAGACCAAGCGGAATACCAGGTTTGGATTTATCAAAATGAAAATTGTCTTGATTTTGTTCATAAAGCGATCCAATTATTATGGAATGAGCTGCCTTTAAATGGAATACACCTGAAATACCTTCCCTATTCCACCCCTGGTCTGGAATTCAATTCCCTGAGGCAGTGGAAAAACCGAACTCTTCTAAAAACCCATCCCCACCCGTTACTTTTGGCGGATGGGGAAGCCATGTCCCGTGAATTGGGGAAAAAAAACAAAAGAGAAAAGGTAAATCGCCTGAAAAGGCGGGGAGCATTGAATTTTGAGAGAATCACCGATCAAAACCTGTTTGACCATATAATAGATGATTTAATTACCCAATGCGATTTTAGAAAAGGGGCAGTGTATGGAAATCAATTGTTTTCGGATGATCCGTTCAGAAAACCTTTTTTAATTAAGCTTTTTCAATTAGGCTTACTCCATGTTACCCTTCTTAAACTTGATGAGGAGATAATCGCTTCTAATGTGGGGGTAATGGGAAATAAATGGGTCCACTTACAAGGAATCAATACCCACTCTCCTTTCCAAGCTAAACATTCTCCAGGAATCCTCCATTTCCTAATGTTGGGTCAATTATTAGAAAAAGAAGGTTTTGAAGTATTTGACCTTACTCCAGGTGCTGATCCCTATAAAAGTATGTTAGCCAACCAATATCAGGAGGCATATGAACTGACCATTGGTCATCCATTACCCATACTTAAACGAAAATGGAAACAGGGTATCAATAAATGGGTAAAAGATGGGTTGAAAAATAAGGGTTATAGTGACAGGTTCCTCAAATCTTCAAAAGCCAATTTTATTTTTAAAAAGCAACAATGGTTACATATTATTAAGCAGGGCCCAATTTTTTATTTCAAAAAGCTACTTCTTAATAAAAATAGCTCCGAATCAGGTCATCTTTGGAAGATTGAAAAAAATGGTGGCTTTGATTCGG from Echinicola jeungdonensis harbors:
- a CDS encoding DegT/DnrJ/EryC1/StrS family aminotransferase encodes the protein MSLRRLAIWPTLPLNTYFRKPADQTPFPLNQEGCRIFSLARQAIWNASKSMGLQENDVILTPAYHHGSEVEALLQAGLKIKYYDINENLEPDPEELESLITEEVKAFYLIHYLGFPQNATFWKTWCEKHQLIFIEDAAQAFLAHFQGQPLGSFGQMGIFCLYKTYGIPDGGAVICTSPPSLPQVPAKLGWWKVFKRHFNWVAAHRGELGAIHLWVSPIIRWWKVKRYKPHAEFNLDDPNTPPTKLTLSLLPKLLSEETFEIRRKNYQYLLDQISEWVPMPFRKLTEGACPFAFPVQMDNPTAFLEKLRKKGVMGLLFWINPHPSLPVESFPQSKKFREKMLALPVHQELNQSELDQIIHAVKTSI
- a CDS encoding GNAT family N-acetyltransferase; the protein is MKLLLGNNALDYLFDPDIKSKWNRLAGQCQWATAFQQWEFISSWYQLYKDQYQPVLVLENQEGILTGVFPLAMDQKGWIIGAGADQAEYQVWIYQNENCLDFVHKAIQLLWNELPLNGIHLKYLPYSTPGLEFNSLRQWKNRTLLKTHPHPLLLADGEAMSRELGKKNKREKVNRLKRRGALNFERITDQNLFDHIIDDLITQCDFRKGAVYGNQLFSDDPFRKPFLIKLFQLGLLHVTLLKLDEEIIASNVGVMGNKWVHLQGINTHSPFQAKHSPGILHFLMLGQLLEKEGFEVFDLTPGADPYKSMLANQYQEAYELTIGHPLPILKRKWKQGINKWVKDGLKNKGYSDRFLKSSKANFIFKKQQWLHIIKQGPIFYFKKLLLNKNSSESGHLWKIEKNGGFDSVKQNGLNLEKNNLKDLLKYDPKGELVTKQAFLMDCMKRLEEGQQVYTYTKNNKLDFLVWLTHQPQSIIKKSNKLDIKTPSCLIYNFYYRVKGQNNGPLTLLAIKDCITHNLDKNILILSNQDYFQNKIEGFEIKPVLEV